A region of the Desulfovibrio desulfuricans genome:
TAGGTGTCTCCAACACGCTGTGGGCGGAAAAAACGAAAATCGGGCGCGCAGCCATGCCGCAAGCAGCATGTCAGGCAACAGGCCCATGTACAGCATCTGCCGCAAAGGCGGCAGAAAAAGACGGCAATAAGCGCTATTCCGTGGTGTAGGCTACGGTGCGCACCCTCGCGCCGTCATCCGGGCCAAGGGCTTCACGCAGGGCCACCACGGCCACTTCAAGCTGGCTTTCGTCAGGCTCGTAGGTGGTGAGCCGCTGGAGGGCCAGCCCCGGGGCGCGCAGCACAGTTGCCGACAGCCCTTCGGGCAGCTTGGCGGCGTAGCGTATAAGCTCATAGGCCAGCGCGCTTATAGGCACCATCAACAGCAGCTTGACTCCAATGGTGAGTGCGTGCTTGGCCACTTCGCCCTGCGGCGTGTAAATGCTCAACATCAGGGGAACCAGCACCGCATGCAGCAATATGGAAATGCTGATGACAAACAGCAAAAACGTGGTTCCGCAGCGCGGATGCAGACGGCTTTTACCCATGGCAGCGGCTGCGTCCACATCGCCCCCCGCCTCATAGGCGTGGATGGTTTTGTGTTCTGCCCCGTGATACTGAAAAACACGGCGGATATCAGGCACATATGAAATTGCCTTGATATACCCCATGAAGATGCAGCACTTGAAAAAGCCGTCCCAGAGGTGGAACGAAAGCCCTTCCACATCGCCGCCAAGGCGCGCCCAAAGCATCACCAGCGAGAGCAGGTGCGGCACAACCACAAAAAGGCCTACTGCCATCAGCAGGGCCAGAATCAGCGTAAGCACCAGATGCCAGCCGGAGATTTCCTCCTGCTCGCTCTGGGCCACAGCTTCAACCGAGCGGTTGAGCGCCTTGATGCCGTTGACCAGGGTCTCCAGCAGCACAGGAAAGCCCCGTACAAAGGGCTTTTTGAGCCAGGGGCTGCGGGTAAGCGAAAACCACGGGCAGCGCATGGCACGAATGACGCCGTCGGTCTGGCGAACAGCCAG
Encoded here:
- a CDS encoding DUF1385 domain-containing protein, whose amino-acid sequence is MEGVMMRHGDVYGLAVRQTDGVIRAMRCPWFSLTRSPWLKKPFVRGFPVLLETLVNGIKALNRSVEAVAQSEQEEISGWHLVLTLILALLMAVGLFVVVPHLLSLVMLWARLGGDVEGLSFHLWDGFFKCCIFMGYIKAISYVPDIRRVFQYHGAEHKTIHAYEAGGDVDAAAAMGKSRLHPRCGTTFLLFVISISILLHAVLVPLMLSIYTPQGEVAKHALTIGVKLLLMVPISALAYELIRYAAKLPEGLSATVLRAPGLALQRLTTYEPDESQLEVAVVALREALGPDDGARVRTVAYTTE